From one Streptomyces sp. Q6 genomic stretch:
- a CDS encoding class I SAM-dependent methyltransferase — MSRWQELTGGTSGSEYAARFEALVRSGKDVHGEASFCAALVPTGARVLDAGCGTGRVMIRLAELGYDCVGIDLDASMLDVARAQAPQLAWFRTDLADFDPGRLGIAADFDLVVAAGNVFPLLAPGTEATVVERLAAVLAPGGLLVAGFGLDSAHLPVPPTITLPEYDTYCAEAGLTLVDRFATWDAAPYDGGGYAVSVHRTGS; from the coding sequence ATGAGTCGTTGGCAGGAACTGACCGGTGGAACGTCCGGGAGCGAGTACGCCGCACGCTTCGAGGCGCTGGTCCGCAGTGGCAAGGACGTGCACGGAGAGGCGTCGTTCTGTGCGGCCCTGGTGCCCACCGGCGCCCGGGTGCTGGACGCCGGATGCGGGACCGGGCGGGTCATGATCCGGCTCGCGGAGCTCGGGTACGACTGCGTGGGCATCGACCTCGACGCCTCGATGCTGGACGTGGCACGGGCGCAGGCACCGCAGCTGGCCTGGTTCCGGACGGACCTCGCCGACTTCGACCCGGGCAGGCTCGGCATCGCGGCGGACTTTGACCTCGTGGTCGCCGCAGGCAACGTCTTCCCGCTGCTCGCCCCCGGGACGGAGGCCACGGTGGTCGAGCGTCTCGCTGCCGTCCTGGCGCCCGGCGGCCTGCTCGTCGCGGGCTTCGGATTGGACTCCGCCCACCTGCCGGTGCCGCCCACCATCACGCTCCCTGAATACGACACGTACTGCGCCGAGGCCGGACTCACCCTCGTGGACCGCTTCGCCACCTGGGACGCGGCCCCGTACGACGGCGGCGGCTACGCCGTCAGCGTGCACCGGACCGGCTCCTGA
- a CDS encoding alpha/beta hydrolase: MAKSDVTFESAGIRIAAHLYTPDTPAEGPRPALVVGHPGTSVKEQTSGTYARLMAERGYVTLAFDAAHQGESGGLPRGLEDPAQRVEDFKAAVSYLTTRDDVDSERIGLLGVCASGGYSLSAAGGDHRVRAVATVSGVDVARQFRLGADGTQDPAVFRTLLAAAANARTVAARGEDPGVMTMFPETAEQAGALGGEHGIEGLEYYCTPRGEHERSAKFLAWQSVDKLASFDAFHAVPLIGPRPLLQIVGTRAVTSWMAVDVHQRATGPKELHWIEGASHVDLYDKKEAVDPAVDKLTDFFDSALSDGS, from the coding sequence ATGGCCAAGAGCGACGTCACCTTCGAGAGCGCCGGCATCCGGATCGCCGCGCACCTGTACACCCCCGACACCCCGGCCGAGGGACCGCGCCCGGCCCTGGTGGTCGGACATCCCGGCACGAGCGTGAAGGAGCAGACCTCCGGCACGTACGCGCGACTGATGGCGGAACGCGGCTATGTCACCCTCGCCTTCGACGCCGCCCACCAGGGCGAGTCGGGCGGGCTGCCGCGCGGCCTGGAGGATCCGGCGCAGCGGGTGGAGGACTTCAAGGCCGCCGTCTCCTACCTGACCACCCGCGACGACGTCGACAGCGAGCGCATCGGCCTGCTGGGTGTCTGCGCGTCGGGCGGCTACTCGCTGTCCGCCGCCGGGGGAGACCACCGGGTCAGGGCGGTGGCCACGGTCAGCGGGGTGGACGTCGCCCGCCAGTTCCGACTGGGAGCGGACGGCACCCAGGACCCCGCCGTCTTCCGGACCCTGCTCGCCGCGGCGGCGAACGCGCGCACGGTGGCGGCCCGCGGGGAGGACCCCGGTGTGATGACGATGTTCCCCGAGACCGCCGAACAGGCAGGCGCGCTCGGCGGGGAGCACGGCATCGAGGGGCTCGAGTACTACTGCACGCCGCGCGGAGAGCACGAACGCTCGGCGAAGTTCCTCGCCTGGCAGAGCGTCGACAAGCTGGCCTCCTTCGACGCCTTTCACGCCGTCCCGCTGATCGGCCCCCGCCCCCTGCTCCAGATCGTCGGTACCCGCGCCGTCACGTCATGGATGGCCGTCGACGTCCACCAGCGCGCCACAGGCCCCAAGGAACTCCACTGGATCGAGGGCGCCAGCCACGTCGACCTCTACGACAAGAAGGAAGCCGTCGACCCCGCCGTCGACAAGCTCACCGACTTCTTCGACTCCGCTCTCTCCGACGGAAGCTGA
- a CDS encoding VOC family protein, giving the protein MRVKAFDHLVLNVADVERSLDFYAGLLGLEPVRVDEWRAGKVPFPSVRVTAETIIDLVNGPRGESNVDHICLTVEPLDWEKVIASGTFTVLEGPVDRFGARGTATSVYVQDPDRNTVELRWYPQDASA; this is encoded by the coding sequence CTGCGCGTGAAGGCTTTCGACCATCTGGTCCTCAACGTCGCGGATGTCGAGCGTTCCCTGGACTTCTACGCCGGACTCCTCGGCCTGGAGCCCGTACGCGTCGACGAATGGCGGGCCGGCAAGGTCCCGTTCCCCTCGGTGCGCGTCACCGCCGAGACCATCATCGACCTGGTCAACGGCCCCCGGGGCGAGTCCAACGTCGATCACATCTGCCTCACCGTCGAACCCCTGGACTGGGAGAAGGTCATTGCGTCGGGCACCTTCACCGTCCTCGAAGGCCCTGTCGACCGCTTCGGCGCGCGGGGCACGGCCACGTCGGTCTACGTCCAGGACCCGGACCGCAACACCGTGGAACTCCGCTGGTACCCGCAGGACGCCTCGGCCTGA
- a CDS encoding SDR family NAD(P)-dependent oxidoreductase: MTALTTPFGFASTADDVVSGIDLSGRRAVVTGASSGIGAETARALAATGAAVTLAVRDVAAGERVAKDITGSTGNQNVRAVHLDLTEPASITAFTAAWQGPLHVLVNNAGVMACPERYTEQGWEWQFATNHLGHFALATGLHRALAADGDARVVVVSSTGHQQSPIVWDDVNFAFRPYDPWLAYGQSKTANVLFAVEATRRWADDNITANALMPGAIHTNLQRHTGGRGSGRVPAELIKTVEQGAATSVLLATSPLLEGVGGRYFVDCNETEVVDRRSGTLHGVARYAVDPAGARRLWDLSRDLLADAA, translated from the coding sequence ATGACCGCCCTCACCACCCCGTTCGGTTTCGCCAGTACCGCCGACGACGTCGTGTCAGGGATCGATCTCTCCGGCCGCCGCGCCGTGGTCACCGGCGCCTCCTCCGGAATCGGGGCGGAGACGGCCCGCGCCCTGGCGGCCACCGGTGCCGCCGTCACCCTCGCCGTACGGGACGTGGCGGCCGGCGAGCGCGTGGCCAAGGACATCACCGGGTCGACCGGCAACCAGAACGTGCGGGCCGTGCACCTCGACCTGACCGAGCCGGCGTCCATCACGGCCTTCACCGCCGCATGGCAGGGCCCGCTGCACGTCCTGGTGAACAACGCGGGCGTCATGGCCTGCCCCGAGCGGTACACCGAACAGGGCTGGGAGTGGCAGTTCGCCACGAACCACCTGGGTCATTTCGCCCTCGCCACCGGCCTGCACCGCGCGCTGGCCGCCGACGGCGACGCCCGTGTCGTGGTGGTGAGTTCGACCGGTCACCAGCAGTCGCCCATCGTGTGGGACGACGTCAACTTCGCCTTCCGACCCTATGACCCGTGGCTCGCGTACGGCCAGTCCAAGACGGCGAACGTCCTGTTCGCGGTGGAGGCGACCCGTCGCTGGGCCGACGACAACATCACCGCCAACGCCCTGATGCCGGGCGCCATCCACACCAATCTGCAACGGCACACCGGCGGCCGGGGCAGTGGCCGTGTTCCCGCCGAACTGATCAAGACCGTGGAACAAGGGGCCGCCACGTCGGTGCTCCTGGCGACCTCGCCGCTGCTCGAAGGTGTCGGTGGTCGCTACTTCGTCGACTGCAACGAGACCGAGGTCGTCGATCGGCGCTCCGGCACCCTGCACGGCGTCGCGCGCTACGCCGTCGACCCGGCGGGTGCACGCCGCCTGTGGGACCTGTCGCGGGATCTCCTCGCCGACGCCGCGTGA
- a CDS encoding response regulator transcription factor codes for MCINIVVVDDDPGFRRMASTLLAARGLRVVAESRDGASALAAVRAHRPDGLLLDLHLPDTDGLTVARQVTELHDPPRIVLTSTDKSLWSHEELEKAGIKSFVAKDKLFDADLRALFTAAPPG; via the coding sequence ATGTGCATCAACATCGTCGTCGTCGACGACGACCCCGGGTTCCGCCGCATGGCCTCGACGCTGCTGGCGGCACGGGGCCTGCGGGTCGTGGCGGAATCCCGGGACGGCGCCTCGGCCCTGGCCGCGGTGCGGGCACACCGCCCCGACGGACTGCTGCTCGATCTCCACCTGCCGGACACGGACGGACTGACCGTCGCCCGTCAGGTCACCGAGTTGCACGACCCGCCGCGGATCGTGCTGACCTCCACCGACAAGTCCCTCTGGTCGCACGAGGAACTGGAGAAGGCGGGCATCAAGTCCTTCGTGGCCAAGGACAAACTGTTCGACGCGGACCTGCGCGCCCTGTTCACCGCCGCCCCGCCCGGCTGA
- a CDS encoding NB-ARC domain-containing protein gives MVWSGTTCCNRRIEAVPVRAATRRTPQAVVPRQLPPDLALFRGCEAALSTVHDVTDHVTGRGGHVVISAIGGMAGVGKTTLAVHWAHQVAERVPDGQLYVNLRGFEVSEHPLDPGEALGGFLRALGVPSGDIPSGVEKRSALFREQTASRRLIAVLDNAHDTEQVRPPLPTSSECLTIVTSRNQLSGLVAVEGAAAINLDVWRQDEALAALTARIGEERRRAEPDAATELVELCGCLPLAVAVVGAQLSAEPRMPLRLAAREMRRTQPRLDALATDDRRADVRAVFSWSYRALTDETARFFRHVCLHPGPAVSAEAAASLAGEEL, from the coding sequence ATGGTGTGGAGTGGGACGACCTGCTGCAACCGGCGGATTGAGGCGGTCCCGGTGCGGGCCGCCACCCGCCGCACACCACAAGCCGTGGTGCCCCGCCAACTGCCGCCCGACCTCGCCCTGTTCCGAGGATGCGAGGCGGCGCTGTCGACCGTCCACGACGTCACCGACCACGTCACCGGCCGGGGCGGACACGTCGTCATCTCCGCGATCGGCGGCATGGCCGGTGTGGGCAAGACGACGCTCGCCGTGCACTGGGCCCACCAGGTCGCGGAACGCGTCCCGGACGGCCAGCTGTATGTGAACCTGCGCGGGTTCGAGGTCTCGGAGCACCCCCTCGACCCCGGCGAAGCGCTCGGCGGTTTCCTGCGGGCGCTCGGCGTTCCCAGCGGCGACATCCCTTCCGGCGTCGAGAAGCGCAGCGCCCTGTTCAGAGAGCAGACCGCGTCCCGGCGACTGATCGCCGTACTGGACAACGCCCATGACACGGAACAGGTCAGACCGCCGCTGCCGACCTCGTCGGAATGCCTGACCATCGTCACCTCCCGCAATCAGCTGTCCGGCCTGGTGGCGGTCGAGGGCGCCGCCGCGATCAATCTGGACGTGTGGAGACAGGACGAGGCACTCGCGGCCCTCACGGCCAGGATCGGGGAGGAACGCCGCCGCGCCGAACCCGATGCCGCCACCGAACTCGTCGAACTGTGTGGCTGTCTGCCGCTCGCGGTCGCCGTCGTCGGCGCCCAGCTCAGCGCCGAACCCAGGATGCCGCTGCGTCTGGCGGCGCGTGAAATGCGGCGGACACAGCCGCGGTTGGACGCCCTGGCCACCGACGACCGCCGGGCGGATGTCCGCGCCGTCTTCTCCTGGTCGTACCGGGCGCTCACCGACGAGACGGCCCGCTTCTTCCGGCACGTGTGTCTGCACCCCGGACCGGCCGTGTCCGCCGAGGCCGCCGCCTCGCTCGCCGGGGAGGAGTTGTGA
- a CDS encoding CHASE3 domain-containing protein gives MHARQEHGGRRLGLTRLTVAASGLLALLIGVAFAVLLWAISDANSSISARRASRTALVEAGSMQQLLLDLETGQRGFVITEREEFLEPWQEARDALAAESLRFTDSATSPEQRRTAVRIARGVSSFLNDYSVPVVAMVRRGDPAASGLKVATDGKERVDALRADFRAYMVDERAQLAELTDAAGANSHQAVLAAAVGLAASTALVAVFTVLQHRAVVRPVRGAAAAAQELAGGDLSVRVAPSRVAEIGALGTSFNTMAASLQDTRRRIMESTEAVHRRTARDLHDGAQQRLVSLMIGLRLARELIPDTETAAIDLLDQSADNAQTAINELRELASGIYPLVLTVKGLVAAVKDLAARCPVPVVVESRDERRISSTVESNAYFVVAEAVTNAVKHAQASRIDVSLEFGDMLRIEVTDDGVGGVGRDTAGSGMTGLADRVAAFDGKLAINSPPGDGTTILIQIPAEPVPAA, from the coding sequence ATGCACGCACGACAGGAACACGGCGGCCGGCGGCTGGGACTGACGCGCCTCACGGTCGCGGCCAGCGGTCTGCTCGCCCTGCTCATAGGTGTCGCCTTCGCCGTCCTGCTGTGGGCGATCTCCGACGCCAACAGTTCCATCTCGGCCAGGCGGGCCTCGCGGACCGCGCTGGTGGAGGCGGGCAGCATGCAGCAACTGCTCCTCGATCTGGAGACGGGGCAGCGCGGCTTCGTGATCACCGAGCGGGAGGAGTTCCTCGAACCGTGGCAGGAGGCGCGGGACGCTCTCGCGGCCGAGTCCCTGCGGTTCACCGACAGCGCCACCTCCCCGGAACAGCGGCGTACCGCTGTGCGGATCGCCCGGGGTGTCTCATCGTTCCTGAACGACTATTCGGTCCCCGTGGTGGCGATGGTCCGGCGGGGCGACCCGGCCGCGTCCGGTCTGAAGGTGGCCACGGACGGCAAGGAACGTGTCGACGCGCTGCGGGCCGACTTCCGCGCGTACATGGTGGACGAGCGCGCGCAGCTCGCGGAGCTCACGGATGCCGCCGGGGCCAACAGCCACCAGGCGGTGCTCGCGGCGGCGGTGGGCCTCGCGGCGTCGACCGCGCTCGTGGCCGTCTTCACGGTCCTGCAACACCGGGCCGTCGTACGGCCGGTGCGCGGGGCGGCGGCCGCGGCGCAGGAGCTCGCGGGCGGTGACCTCAGCGTACGGGTCGCGCCGAGCAGGGTGGCGGAGATCGGGGCGCTGGGCACCTCGTTCAACACGATGGCGGCGTCGTTGCAGGACACGCGGCGGCGCATCATGGAGAGCACCGAGGCGGTGCACCGGCGTACCGCACGGGACCTGCACGACGGAGCGCAGCAGCGGCTGGTCAGCCTGATGATCGGGCTCAGGCTGGCGCGGGAGCTGATCCCCGACACGGAGACGGCCGCGATCGATCTCCTGGACCAGTCCGCCGACAACGCGCAGACGGCGATCAACGAGCTGCGCGAGCTGGCGTCCGGCATCTACCCGCTGGTGCTGACGGTAAAAGGCCTGGTGGCAGCCGTGAAGGACCTGGCGGCCCGCTGCCCCGTGCCCGTGGTCGTCGAAAGCAGGGACGAGCGGCGGATCTCCTCCACCGTCGAATCGAACGCGTACTTCGTCGTGGCCGAGGCCGTGACGAACGCGGTGAAACACGCGCAGGCGTCCCGGATCGACGTCTCCCTCGAATTCGGTGACATGTTGCGGATCGAGGTCACCGACGACGGTGTCGGGGGTGTGGGCAGGGACACCGCGGGCAGCGGGATGACCGGGCTCGCGGACCGGGTGGCGGCCTTCGACGGCAAGCTGGCCATCAACTCACCGCCCGGCGACGGCACCACCATCCTGATCCAGATCCCGGCGGAACCGGTGCCCGCGGCCTGA
- a CDS encoding SDR family NAD(P)-dependent oxidoreductase, which yields MTTSRIALVTGANQGLGRAFVEGLAARMAPQDLVLLTGRNEQRVADATQEIVRLPDTRARVEGQVLDVTGTEAVARLAEELRARHGGVDVVISNAVARVLPEESQAARADEFIDVSNTATHAVLRSFGPVLRPGGRLLVVASSLGTLGHLDARLHHLFDDASLDQVEYAVESWRSAIHHGTAAEAGWPLWLNVPSKVAQVAAVRAVAAARRTQDLADGTLLASVCPGMVDTATSRPWFSDYSQAQTPAQAAAAVLDLVFAEHVDPSLYGELIRFGKALPWHDGEPLTEQDGMLVP from the coding sequence ATGACCACTTCACGTATCGCCCTCGTCACGGGCGCCAATCAAGGACTCGGCCGCGCTTTCGTCGAAGGGCTGGCAGCGCGCATGGCCCCGCAGGACCTGGTCCTGCTCACCGGCCGCAACGAGCAGCGGGTGGCGGACGCCACTCAGGAGATCGTCCGGCTGCCCGACACCCGTGCCCGTGTCGAGGGCCAGGTGCTGGACGTCACGGGCACCGAGGCCGTCGCCCGCCTTGCCGAGGAGCTGCGGGCCCGGCACGGCGGCGTCGACGTCGTCATCTCCAACGCCGTCGCGCGGGTGCTGCCCGAGGAGTCACAGGCCGCGCGGGCCGATGAGTTCATCGACGTGTCCAACACCGCCACCCACGCCGTCCTGCGTTCCTTCGGCCCGGTGCTGCGTCCGGGTGGCCGGCTGCTCGTGGTGGCCAGCAGTCTGGGCACGCTCGGCCACCTCGACGCCCGGCTGCACCATCTGTTCGACGACGCGAGCCTGGACCAGGTCGAGTACGCCGTGGAGTCGTGGCGCAGTGCCATCCATCACGGCACGGCCGCGGAGGCGGGCTGGCCGCTGTGGCTGAACGTGCCCTCGAAGGTGGCACAGGTCGCCGCCGTACGTGCCGTCGCCGCCGCGCGCCGCACCCAGGATCTCGCCGATGGCACGCTGCTCGCCTCGGTGTGCCCCGGCATGGTCGACACCGCGACCTCGCGGCCGTGGTTCAGCGACTACAGCCAGGCCCAGACGCCCGCCCAGGCCGCCGCGGCCGTCCTCGACCTGGTCTTCGCCGAGCACGTGGACCCTTCGCTCTACGGCGAGTTGATCCGCTTCGGCAAGGCCCTGCCCTGGCACGACGGCGAACCGCTGACCGAACAGGACGGCATGCTCGTCCCCTGA
- a CDS encoding TetR/AcrR family transcriptional regulator: MNAVQPPARKRDGAATREAILAAAVVEFTEHGYARAGVRQIAERAGVTAMMINRYFGSKENLFAQAVDRAFAPPTVIGDESRDLSRAIAHTLADRTAPGAETLNPFLLLLRSAQDPEATEALRRGIETHVGARLAGLLDGPDAKVRAQLGLALVSGTWLLRTVVGTSALAEADDERLADLLTAMLAPLTGEADAGTGDSPGPEDAPGQTAHLRRPTG, translated from the coding sequence ATGAATGCAGTGCAGCCTCCTGCCCGTAAGCGTGACGGTGCCGCGACGCGCGAGGCGATCCTCGCCGCGGCGGTGGTGGAGTTCACGGAGCACGGTTACGCGCGGGCCGGGGTCCGGCAGATCGCGGAGCGGGCCGGTGTGACGGCGATGATGATCAACCGCTACTTCGGGTCGAAGGAGAACCTGTTCGCCCAGGCGGTGGACCGCGCGTTCGCACCACCGACGGTGATCGGCGACGAGAGCCGGGATCTGTCGCGGGCGATCGCGCACACGCTCGCCGACCGCACCGCGCCCGGTGCCGAGACCCTCAACCCGTTCCTCTTGCTGCTGCGCTCGGCGCAGGATCCCGAGGCGACGGAAGCCCTTCGCCGCGGCATCGAGACACATGTGGGCGCGCGTCTGGCGGGGTTGCTGGACGGACCCGACGCCAAGGTGCGGGCCCAGCTAGGGCTCGCCCTGGTCTCGGGGACATGGCTGCTGCGCACCGTCGTGGGTACGTCCGCGCTCGCCGAGGCCGACGACGAACGCCTCGCGGATCTTCTGACGGCGATGCTCGCCCCCCTCACCGGGGAGGCCGACGCCGGGACCGGGGACAGCCCCGGCCCCGAGGACGCGCCCGGACAGACGGCGCACCTCAGAAGGCCGACCGGATGA
- a CDS encoding LysE family translocator encodes MVDPHRLLAFCAMSLLLSAIPGPSVLFVIGRALAHGRRTAMASVLGNALGGYALVIAVALGVGTLVETSAVIFHAIKLAGAAYLIHLGVKALRASWSNRARAARFTPAPTSGTSSIWAGFVVGVTNPKSVIFLTAMLPQFVDRTAGHVIVQMLLLGLAGALLALVSDGLWGLTASAARTWFGRSPRRMSLVGGTGGLAMIGLGAAVAVTGRAD; translated from the coding sequence ATGGTTGACCCTCACCGGCTCCTCGCCTTCTGCGCCATGTCCCTTCTCCTGTCTGCCATCCCGGGACCGAGCGTCCTGTTCGTCATCGGCAGGGCTCTGGCCCACGGGCGCCGGACGGCGATGGCCTCCGTACTCGGCAACGCGCTCGGCGGGTATGCGCTGGTCATCGCAGTCGCCCTGGGCGTCGGCACCCTGGTCGAGACCTCGGCCGTCATCTTCCACGCGATCAAGCTCGCCGGAGCCGCCTACCTCATCCACCTCGGCGTGAAGGCGCTCCGAGCGAGCTGGAGCAACCGAGCGCGAGCGGCGCGTTTCACCCCGGCGCCGACCAGCGGAACGAGCTCGATATGGGCGGGCTTCGTGGTCGGAGTGACGAACCCGAAGAGTGTCATCTTCCTGACCGCGATGCTGCCCCAGTTCGTCGACCGGACGGCCGGTCACGTCATCGTCCAGATGCTGCTGCTCGGATTGGCCGGCGCGCTGTTGGCCCTGGTCTCCGATGGGCTGTGGGGCCTGACGGCTTCTGCCGCACGTACCTGGTTCGGCCGCTCCCCGAGGCGCATGTCGCTGGTCGGTGGCACCGGCGGGTTGGCCATGATCGGGCTCGGCGCAGCCGTGGCCGTCACCGGCCGCGCTGACTAG
- a CDS encoding SsgA family sporulation/cell division regulator — MTDPGAAGFETGRARTGRTVEETMMRNCQLDLPLTLTRWVTSDHQVAVDSVFTYDPCDPLVVTVAFQAADEWPVRWAVARDLIADGLATRSGEGDVALWPLYDLGSDPVSVCLRVSNPGGTALFEIPYEPIAAWLDETYGLVARGGELDGVEWDDLLQPAD; from the coding sequence GTGACAGACCCCGGCGCCGCCGGCTTCGAGACTGGTCGAGCCCGAACCGGCCGGACCGTCGAGGAGACGATGATGCGGAACTGCCAGCTCGACCTCCCTCTCACGCTCACCCGCTGGGTGACGTCGGATCACCAGGTCGCGGTGGACAGCGTGTTCACGTACGACCCGTGTGACCCGCTCGTGGTCACCGTGGCGTTCCAGGCCGCTGACGAGTGGCCCGTGCGCTGGGCCGTCGCACGCGATCTCATCGCCGACGGACTGGCCACCCGCAGCGGCGAGGGCGACGTGGCGCTCTGGCCGTTGTACGACCTGGGAAGTGACCCGGTGTCCGTCTGTCTGCGGGTCTCCAACCCCGGCGGCACCGCGTTGTTCGAGATCCCGTACGAGCCGATCGCGGCATGGCTGGACGAGACGTACGGCCTGGTCGCGCGGGGAGGGGAACTCGATGGTGTGGAGTGGGACGACCTGCTGCAACCGGCGGATTGA
- a CDS encoding SsgA family sporulation/cell division regulator, whose product MKKCRLSLHITHWVFADVALTRTCELSYDGTDPLAITMTFDTCRERPVRWILSRELLAEGLVDPVGEGDVRIWPVHDRDGGLTSFRVRLGNTRTALMEFDAEPVVNWLARTYRMVPRGTELNGVDWDELVQPVD is encoded by the coding sequence ATGAAGAAGTGCCGGCTCTCCCTGCACATCACGCACTGGGTGTTCGCGGACGTCGCCCTGACGCGTACCTGCGAGCTGTCCTACGACGGCACCGACCCGCTCGCCATCACCATGACCTTCGACACCTGCCGCGAGCGGCCGGTCCGCTGGATCCTCTCCAGAGAACTGCTGGCCGAGGGACTCGTCGATCCCGTGGGCGAGGGCGACGTGCGGATCTGGCCGGTCCACGACCGGGACGGCGGACTCACCTCGTTCCGCGTCCGCCTCGGGAACACCCGCACCGCGCTCATGGAGTTCGACGCGGAGCCGGTCGTGAACTGGCTCGCCAGGACCTACCGGATGGTGCCGCGCGGTACCGAGCTGAACGGCGTCGACTGGGACGAACTGGTCCAGCCGGTCGATTGA
- a CDS encoding SDR family NAD(P)-dependent oxidoreductase, producing the protein MNLNLTGKRALVTGSSFGLGAATAKLLAAEEAAVVVHGRDKERAEQVAREIHEAGGSATTVLGDLADDEAAAEVARAATADGPVDILVNNAGFYRHLSWAEATPDEWRDTYNVNVVSGVRMIQHLVPAMRERGWGRVVTIGGGLASQPMNTHPQYNATLAARHNLAVSLARDLKGTGVTSNVVSPGAILVEATKELVTQIGPARGWGDTWEEIRPNAVEALITNDQERFGEPDEIAAAVAYLCSDYAQYVSGATLRVDGGLIRSAF; encoded by the coding sequence ATGAACCTGAATCTGACCGGTAAGCGCGCTCTCGTCACGGGGTCGAGTTTCGGGCTCGGTGCGGCCACGGCGAAGCTGCTGGCGGCCGAGGAGGCCGCGGTCGTGGTCCACGGGAGGGACAAGGAGCGCGCGGAGCAGGTCGCGCGGGAGATCCACGAGGCCGGCGGGAGCGCCACCACGGTGCTGGGCGATCTGGCCGACGACGAGGCGGCGGCCGAGGTCGCCCGCGCCGCCACCGCGGACGGTCCCGTCGACATCCTCGTCAACAACGCCGGTTTCTACCGGCATCTGTCGTGGGCGGAAGCGACCCCCGACGAGTGGCGTGACACCTACAACGTCAATGTGGTCTCAGGTGTGCGGATGATCCAGCACTTGGTCCCGGCGATGCGGGAGCGCGGCTGGGGTCGGGTCGTCACGATCGGCGGCGGCCTCGCCTCGCAGCCGATGAACACCCACCCGCAGTACAACGCCACCCTGGCGGCCCGGCACAACCTCGCCGTGTCGCTGGCCCGCGATCTGAAGGGCACCGGCGTCACGTCCAACGTGGTCTCGCCCGGAGCCATCCTCGTCGAGGCCACCAAGGAACTCGTCACGCAGATCGGTCCCGCCCGTGGGTGGGGCGACACGTGGGAGGAGATCCGGCCCAACGCCGTCGAGGCGCTCATCACCAATGACCAGGAGCGCTTCGGCGAGCCGGACGAGATCGCAGCAGCGGTGGCGTACCTGTGCAGCGACTACGCCCAGTACGTCAGCGGCGCCACCCTCCGCGTCGACGGTGGACTCATCCGGTCGGCCTTCTGA
- a CDS encoding WhiB family transcriptional regulator, giving the protein MQRDLRPLLSDWEWQQRAACRGMNSATFFSPPGERGRDRREREEGARRVCGRCQVADICAGTALARGENYGVWGGLSDDERRAVTRQVRR; this is encoded by the coding sequence ATGCAAAGAGATCTGCGCCCCCTGCTCAGCGACTGGGAGTGGCAGCAGCGTGCGGCCTGCCGCGGAATGAACAGCGCCACCTTCTTCTCACCGCCCGGAGAGCGCGGCCGGGACCGCCGCGAGAGGGAAGAAGGCGCCCGGCGCGTCTGCGGACGCTGCCAGGTCGCCGACATCTGCGCCGGCACGGCACTGGCCCGTGGCGAGAACTACGGCGTGTGGGGAGGGCTGTCGGACGACGAGCGCCGCGCCGTCACACGTCAGGTACGCCGGTGA
- a CDS encoding response regulator transcription factor: MSQPLRAVLGEDQPIVREGIASILRRAGIDVVAAVDNATDLIDAAEKHRPDVVITDIRMPPDLEDDGLRAGQKIRATRPETAVIVLSQYLDASYALDLVGDDPSGVGYLLKEKVASPQILIDAVERVVARDSALDPDVIAALLGRKRPEDPLAALTPKEREVLALMAEGHSNKGISEKQFVSVAAVERHVTGIFLKLGLSQTATGQHRRVLAVLRYLEQ; this comes from the coding sequence ATGAGCCAACCACTGCGGGCGGTGCTCGGCGAGGACCAGCCGATCGTGCGCGAAGGAATCGCATCCATTCTGCGCCGGGCCGGCATCGATGTGGTCGCGGCGGTGGACAACGCGACGGACCTGATCGACGCCGCCGAGAAGCACCGGCCGGACGTGGTGATCACCGACATCCGGATGCCGCCGGACCTGGAGGACGACGGCCTGCGCGCCGGACAGAAGATCCGTGCGACGCGACCGGAGACCGCCGTCATCGTCCTCTCCCAGTACCTCGACGCGTCGTACGCGCTCGATCTGGTGGGGGACGATCCGAGTGGTGTCGGCTATCTCCTGAAGGAGAAGGTAGCGAGTCCGCAGATCCTCATCGACGCCGTCGAACGGGTCGTGGCCCGTGACTCGGCCCTCGATCCGGACGTGATCGCGGCGCTGTTGGGCCGCAAGCGTCCCGAGGACCCGCTGGCGGCCCTGACTCCCAAGGAGCGGGAGGTCCTCGCCCTGATGGCCGAGGGCCATTCGAACAAGGGCATTTCCGAGAAGCAGTTCGTGAGCGTCGCCGCCGTCGAGCGGCATGTGACCGGCATCTTCCTGAAGCTGGGGCTCAGCCAGACGGCCACGGGACAGCATCGCCGGGTGCTGGCGGTGCTGCGCTACCTCGAGCAGTAG